In one window of Vibrio sp. DW001 DNA:
- a CDS encoding M23 family metallopeptidase — translation MSHKIKFTIPTSGGEQTFFVGKKATMALLSLLIGTPVLLGVSLQSHSNSLQAAKLAADKIEKSERLIKQTEQFSQNKSNQIVQLENSNHLLNQELAEKNNQLVTLSKRIYDVESVLGLSDEEPDALDLEQRVDVAAVDSAVRATMFRLIPNDTPMAYNRISSSYGRRLNPITGKRHTHTGIDLTCNRGEPILAPADGVVETVRPSKKGFGNFLIVRHSFGFMSSYAHLQKFNVKSGQFISKGETIATCGNSGNSTGPHLHYEVRFLGRSLNPQYLMEWTPENFDTLFEKENHVKWAPLVKLIDNVVRLQVNLTNHPYKDDSVDTANSTERDDTQVN, via the coding sequence ATGTCCCATAAAATTAAATTTACGATCCCTACTTCTGGTGGGGAACAGACTTTTTTTGTCGGTAAAAAAGCGACTATGGCTTTATTATCACTGTTGATCGGCACTCCTGTATTATTGGGTGTTTCTCTACAAAGTCACAGTAATAGCCTTCAAGCAGCAAAACTCGCAGCAGACAAAATTGAGAAATCCGAGCGACTGATCAAGCAAACGGAACAATTTAGTCAGAATAAATCCAATCAAATTGTTCAGCTCGAAAATTCCAATCACTTGCTTAATCAAGAGCTCGCAGAAAAGAATAATCAGCTAGTGACATTAAGCAAGCGCATCTATGATGTGGAATCTGTTTTAGGATTAAGTGACGAAGAGCCAGATGCCTTGGATCTAGAACAGAGAGTCGATGTGGCCGCAGTAGATTCGGCCGTACGAGCAACCATGTTCCGGTTGATCCCCAATGATACACCAATGGCCTATAACCGTATCTCTTCCTCCTATGGCCGCCGATTGAATCCAATTACAGGTAAGCGCCATACCCATACGGGAATCGATTTAACTTGTAATCGCGGCGAGCCGATCCTGGCCCCAGCGGATGGGGTAGTAGAAACAGTTCGACCAAGTAAGAAGGGCTTTGGCAACTTTTTGATTGTCAGACATTCATTTGGATTTATGAGTTCATACGCTCACCTACAAAAATTTAATGTTAAAAGCGGCCAATTTATTAGTAAAGGCGAAACGATTGCTACATGTGGTAACTCGGGCAACTCTACTGGGCCCCACCTGCATTATGAAGTGCGCTTTTTAGGCCGTTCATTAAATCCACAATACCTAATGGAATGGACACCGGAAAACTTCGACACCCTATTTGAAAAAGAGAATCACGTTAAATGGGCTCCACTCGTGAAGCTCATCGATAATGTGGTTCGATTGCAGGTTAATTTAACCAATCATCCTTATAAAGATGATTCGGTTGATACAGCCAATAGCACTGAACGCGATGATACTCAAGTAAACTAA
- a CDS encoding PilZ domain-containing protein: MDERRRFSRIVYNAPAELHQGQLKISCSIMDLSLHGLLLNAIVEPIETTKPVDIFFRLPESDITVSLQAHVVEVSDLYTRVSIEHIDIDSISHLKRLIELNVGDEQLLHRDIEQLSDLGAHS; encoded by the coding sequence ATGGACGAACGTCGACGTTTTTCTCGAATAGTCTACAACGCACCAGCTGAATTGCACCAAGGGCAATTGAAAATAAGTTGCTCGATAATGGATCTTTCCTTACATGGGCTACTGTTAAATGCCATTGTGGAACCTATTGAAACAACCAAACCAGTAGATATTTTTTTCCGTCTACCTGAAAGCGATATCACCGTATCTCTTCAAGCACATGTGGTTGAAGTGTCGGATCTCTATACGCGCGTCAGCATCGAACATATTGATATTGATAGCATTAGCCACCTCAAACGTTTAATTGAATTAAATGTTGGTGATGAACAACTTTTACATCGAGATATTGAGCAACTATCTGATTTAGGCGCTCACTCCTAA